The Methylovirgula sp. 4M-Z18 genome window below encodes:
- a CDS encoding TniB family NTP-binding protein: protein MTQFDPSLLPHLAPSAAAVAQLQDDLRIRAVRTERWVGFSRARHVLEHLQSLRDDPPSTRPPGIAVFAHSGMGKTMLVEKFRRNNPPTNHLAHGVESTPVISITLTSRPNERRIYAQLLAALDIGIDQRAATLADLEGRAVRLLKQAGVRVLVFDEIHNLLAGSPREQRVVLQLLRFLSNELKASLVCLGIAEAREAIAGDVQLARRLDQIALPRWKADAEFQALISAVLRSLPLRHPSALSAQSIRHIARVSEGITAKIFSMMNQLAIEAIRNGTDRIIDDAVEAWKPAIEKEAAFA, encoded by the coding sequence ATGACGCAGTTCGATCCATCTCTTCTGCCGCATCTTGCCCCCAGCGCGGCGGCTGTGGCGCAGCTGCAGGATGACCTGCGCATTCGCGCAGTTCGAACAGAACGGTGGGTAGGCTTTTCACGTGCCCGGCATGTACTCGAACATCTGCAGTCCCTCCGGGATGACCCACCATCGACCCGGCCGCCAGGGATTGCAGTTTTTGCTCATAGCGGCATGGGCAAGACCATGCTTGTAGAGAAATTTCGTCGGAACAATCCACCGACCAACCATCTTGCTCACGGAGTGGAGTCAACCCCCGTGATTTCCATCACGCTGACCTCGCGGCCCAATGAACGTCGTATTTACGCGCAGCTCTTGGCTGCGCTGGATATCGGCATCGACCAGCGCGCGGCAACCCTCGCCGACCTGGAGGGCAGAGCTGTACGTTTGCTCAAACAGGCCGGTGTTCGGGTCCTTGTGTTCGATGAGATCCACAATCTCTTGGCTGGAAGTCCGCGGGAGCAACGCGTCGTCCTGCAGCTTCTCCGTTTCCTCAGCAACGAATTGAAAGCCTCGCTTGTCTGCCTGGGCATCGCCGAAGCCCGCGAAGCGATCGCTGGTGATGTCCAGCTCGCTCGCCGTCTGGACCAAATCGCGTTGCCACGATGGAAAGCAGACGCCGAGTTCCAGGCGTTAATATCGGCGGTTCTGCGCAGCCTACCTCTCAGGCACCCATCCGCACTCTCAGCGCAGAGCATTCGCCATATCGCTCGCGTCTCCGAAGGAATTACCGCAAAAATCTTCTCGATGATGAACCAACTCGCCATCGAGGCTATCCGCAATGGAACCGACCGCATCATCGACGATGCAGTGGAGGCGTGGAAACCCGCGATCGAGAAAGAGGCCGCGTTCGCTTGA
- a CDS encoding sarcosine oxidase subunit beta family protein, protein MNYKTTHGARNVAVIERNWLGGGNTGRNTTAIRSNYFYLESTALYDLSLRLYEKLGRELNYNIMLSQRGMMQIVSSPGEMEMAARMVNAMQVNGVSAELLDLAEVKRRVPIFNYAPDARYPVYGAIFQARAGVARHDAVAWGYARAADRLGVDIIQQCDVQEFLVEGGRCVGVATSKGEIRADRVGMAVAGSSGALAAKAGFRLPITSYTLQACVSEPVKPIFDTVLVSPMTGTYVSQSDKGEMVIGGGLDRVPSYGQRGNLPQLETVLSGLLEMFPIFRQLRLLRQWGGTVDVTPDSSPIFGESPLPGLFINGGWGTGGFKGIPAGGTVFAHLLATGGHHEISRPFDLSRFRSGHMIDEAAGAGIAH, encoded by the coding sequence ATGAACTACAAAACGACACACGGGGCACGCAATGTAGCAGTGATTGAGCGCAACTGGCTGGGCGGCGGGAACACTGGCCGCAACACCACGGCGATCCGGTCGAACTACTTCTATCTCGAAAGCACGGCGCTCTATGACCTCTCGCTTCGGCTCTACGAAAAGCTGGGGCGCGAGCTGAACTACAACATCATGCTGTCGCAGCGCGGCATGATGCAGATCGTATCCAGCCCGGGCGAGATGGAGATGGCCGCCCGAATGGTCAATGCCATGCAGGTCAACGGAGTGAGCGCCGAACTCCTAGATCTGGCCGAGGTGAAACGGAGGGTGCCGATCTTCAACTACGCGCCGGACGCCCGTTATCCGGTCTATGGCGCCATCTTCCAGGCTCGCGCCGGCGTCGCCCGGCACGATGCCGTGGCCTGGGGTTACGCCCGTGCCGCCGACCGGCTGGGCGTGGACATTATCCAGCAATGCGACGTGCAAGAGTTTCTGGTCGAGGGCGGGCGCTGCGTGGGCGTGGCGACCTCGAAGGGCGAGATCCGCGCCGACCGCGTCGGCATGGCGGTGGCGGGAAGTTCGGGCGCGCTGGCGGCGAAGGCGGGCTTCCGGCTTCCGATCACCTCCTACACCTTGCAAGCCTGTGTCTCCGAGCCCGTGAAGCCGATCTTCGACACGGTGCTCGTCTCGCCTATGACCGGCACCTACGTCAGTCAGTCCGACAAGGGCGAAATGGTGATCGGCGGCGGACTGGACCGCGTGCCCTCCTACGGCCAGCGCGGCAATCTTCCGCAGCTTGAAACCGTGCTGTCGGGCCTTCTCGAAATGTTCCCGATCTTCCGTCAACTGCGGCTTTTGCGGCAATGGGGTGGGACGGTGGACGTCACGCCCGACAGTTCGCCCATCTTCGGCGAAAGCCCGCTGCCGGGCCTCTTCATCAACGGCGGCTGGGGCACCGGCGGCTTCAAGGGCATTCCGGCGGGCGGCACGGTCTTCGCCCATCTCCTCGCCACTGGCGGCCACCACGAAATCAGTCGGCCGTTCGATCTGTCGCGCTTCCGCAGCGGCCACATGATCGACGAGGCGGCGGGCGCGGGCATTGCGCATTGA
- a CDS encoding sarcosine oxidase subunit delta: MQLFTCPFCGPRAETEFHFGGDAGNLRPEGDVEANAWTDYLYFRNNRRGAAREIWMHLPCREVFMMERDTLTHEVIATEALVPEEQA, translated from the coding sequence ATGCAACTCTTCACCTGTCCCTTTTGCGGGCCGCGAGCCGAGACCGAGTTCCATTTCGGCGGCGACGCGGGCAATCTGCGCCCCGAGGGCGACGTCGAGGCCAATGCCTGGACAGATTATCTCTATTTCCGCAACAACCGTCGCGGCGCCGCGCGCGAGATCTGGATGCACCTGCCATGTCGCGAAGTCTTCATGATGGAGCGCGACACGCTGACCCATGAGGTCATAGCGACCGAAGCCCTCGTTCCGGAGGAACAGGCATGA
- a CDS encoding FAD-dependent oxidoreductase, with amino-acid sequence MTGWRVDNHGWAIDRRKPLSFTFDGRRVSGFQGDSVASALIASGVSIVGRGFKYHRPRGFWSAGAEEPNGMADIHGAHHRPNVQMTVEAARDDMVLRSINGRPTAERDRSAFLDRFARFIPAAFYYKTFMFPDWHVFEPRIRAMAGLGVLDLQAKGFAATAPANTFCDVLIIGAGPAGLTAALAAAERGRKVIVCDDQPVAGGSLLYREGRIDGRNGRDWAAQTVARLRDLGTEVLTRTTAFGRYEHRLTGLAEDRGEGKAPRLWRVRAAVTILASGAIERGLPFANNDRPASCLL; translated from the coding sequence ATGACCGGCTGGCGCGTCGACAACCATGGCTGGGCGATCGACCGCCGCAAGCCTCTTTCCTTTACCTTCGATGGCCGCCGCGTGAGCGGCTTCCAGGGTGACAGCGTGGCCTCGGCGCTCATTGCCTCGGGCGTTTCGATCGTTGGGCGCGGTTTCAAGTATCACCGTCCGCGCGGGTTCTGGAGCGCGGGTGCCGAGGAACCAAACGGCATGGCCGACATCCACGGCGCGCATCACCGCCCCAACGTGCAGATGACGGTCGAGGCGGCACGCGACGACATGGTCCTGCGCTCAATCAACGGCCGACCCACGGCCGAGCGGGATCGCAGCGCCTTCCTGGACCGTTTCGCGCGCTTCATCCCGGCGGCCTTCTACTACAAGACCTTCATGTTCCCCGACTGGCACGTGTTCGAGCCGCGGATCCGCGCCATGGCCGGGTTGGGCGTTCTAGACCTTCAGGCGAAAGGGTTCGCCGCCACCGCGCCGGCCAACACCTTCTGCGACGTGCTGATCATCGGTGCGGGACCCGCGGGCCTGACCGCAGCGCTAGCAGCAGCGGAGCGGGGCCGTAAGGTTATCGTTTGCGACGATCAGCCGGTCGCGGGCGGCAGCCTGCTGTATCGCGAGGGCCGCATCGACGGGCGGAATGGGCGGGACTGGGCGGCACAAACCGTCGCGCGGCTCCGCGACCTCGGCACCGAGGTGCTGACCCGAACCACAGCGTTCGGGCGCTACGAGCATAGGTTGACCGGGCTGGCCGAGGATCGGGGCGAGGGCAAGGCACCCCGCCTATGGCGCGTGCGGGCGGCCGTGACGATCCTCGCCAGCGGCGCGATCGAGCGCGGCCTGCCCTTCGCCAACAATGACCGTCCGGCGTCATGTCTGCTGTAG
- a CDS encoding glycine cleavage T C-terminal barrel domain-containing protein: protein MSAVAGLHYLNRYGVAVGRRVVVATNNGLAYETARALSHAGIEVSVVDLRSDRPAGAEGLRVVAGRIESVLGRRSVEAVQLASGERIEADAVLVSGGHTPTVHLYCQAQGKLRWNDEIQGFVPDRKVAGLTVIGAAAGRFGLAEVLDEAAATGAGAAPTVEAPEWPLGISAAWPTPQAKGRIWLDLQNDVTAKNVELAARENFTSIEHLKRYTTLGMANDQGKTSNLPGLALMAQITGRSIQDTGTTTYRPPFVPIPLASFAGLRGGQLMNPLRRLPLEAEHRADGALFREYGGWLRPAWFGKGGEAAEVVREATAARRGVALFDGSPLGKIEVIGPDAAKFLDFIYYNTMSTLKPQHCRYGFILTEQGAVYDDGVLVRLDENRFVVSCSSSHVQGVAMLLEEWRQDRFDRRRVVIHDATARHATLTVTGPKSRALLQAVGLGMDLDDATLPHMALAWGTFGIEPVRVTRVSFTGDRSYELSIRADRALPLWRALKEAGRAFDAILLGGEALMILRAEKGYIVIGKDTDGRTRPMDLGVSGPFQKKKGEYIGRRSLRLPAVADQARALVGLQSVTGTVLPPGAHAVERAGGGKRSIGFVTTSHFSPNLDQPIALALIENGASRMGETVELHHLGQSLTARVAPVCAFDPEGERLHA, encoded by the coding sequence ATGTCTGCTGTAGCCGGCCTGCATTATCTGAACCGATACGGTGTGGCGGTCGGCCGGCGGGTCGTCGTCGCCACCAACAACGGGCTCGCCTACGAGACCGCCAGGGCCTTGTCGCACGCCGGAATAGAGGTCAGCGTCGTCGACCTGCGCTCCGACCGCCCGGCGGGGGCGGAGGGCTTGCGCGTGGTCGCGGGGCGGATCGAGAGCGTTCTCGGTCGGAGGTCGGTCGAGGCGGTGCAGCTTGCCTCGGGCGAGCGGATCGAGGCCGATGCGGTTCTGGTCTCGGGCGGCCATACCCCGACGGTCCATCTTTATTGCCAGGCGCAGGGCAAGCTGCGCTGGAACGACGAGATTCAGGGCTTTGTCCCGGATCGCAAGGTGGCGGGGCTGACGGTGATCGGCGCGGCGGCAGGCCGGTTCGGCCTCGCCGAGGTGCTGGACGAGGCTGCCGCGACCGGAGCCGGCGCCGCGCCTACCGTAGAGGCGCCGGAATGGCCGCTCGGCATCTCGGCCGCCTGGCCCACACCCCAGGCGAAAGGACGGATCTGGCTCGATTTGCAAAATGACGTCACCGCCAAGAATGTCGAGCTCGCCGCGCGTGAGAATTTCACCTCCATCGAGCATCTGAAGCGCTACACCACGCTAGGGATGGCCAACGATCAGGGCAAGACCTCGAACCTGCCAGGTCTCGCCCTGATGGCGCAGATCACCGGACGCAGCATCCAGGACACCGGAACCACGACTTACCGCCCGCCTTTCGTGCCAATCCCGCTGGCGTCCTTCGCGGGCCTGCGCGGCGGGCAGCTTATGAATCCGCTGCGCCGGTTGCCGCTGGAAGCCGAACACCGGGCCGACGGTGCGCTATTCCGTGAATATGGTGGCTGGCTGCGTCCGGCGTGGTTCGGTAAGGGCGGCGAGGCGGCCGAGGTCGTGCGCGAAGCAACTGCCGCGCGGCGCGGCGTGGCGCTGTTTGACGGCTCTCCCCTGGGCAAGATCGAGGTGATCGGCCCGGACGCGGCGAAATTCCTCGACTTCATTTATTACAACACGATGTCCACGCTGAAGCCGCAGCACTGCCGCTATGGCTTCATCCTGACCGAGCAGGGCGCGGTCTATGACGATGGCGTGCTGGTGCGGCTGGACGAGAACCGCTTCGTCGTCTCCTGCTCTTCCTCGCATGTGCAGGGCGTGGCGATGCTGCTGGAAGAATGGCGTCAGGATCGTTTCGACCGTCGTCGGGTGGTGATCCATGACGCCACCGCGCGCCACGCGACGCTGACTGTCACCGGGCCGAAGTCGCGGGCGCTGTTGCAGGCCGTCGGTCTGGGCATGGATCTGGACGATGCCACCCTGCCGCATATGGCGCTGGCCTGGGGCACTTTCGGCATCGAGCCGGTGCGCGTCACCCGAGTCAGCTTCACCGGCGACCGTTCCTACGAACTTTCGATCCGCGCCGACCGAGCGCTGCCGCTGTGGCGGGCGCTGAAGGAGGCTGGGCGGGCCTTCGATGCCATCCTTCTTGGCGGTGAGGCGCTGATGATCCTGCGGGCCGAAAAGGGCTATATCGTCATCGGCAAGGATACCGACGGCCGCACCCGCCCGATGGACCTGGGCGTCAGCGGCCCCTTCCAGAAGAAGAAGGGCGAGTATATCGGCCGCCGCTCGCTGCGCCTGCCCGCCGTGGCCGATCAGGCACGCGCGCTTGTGGGCTTGCAGAGCGTGACCGGCACGGTCCTGCCGCCGGGCGCGCACGCGGTGGAGCGCGCCGGAGGCGGCAAGCGCAGCATCGGCTTTGTGACTACCAGCCATTTCAGCCCCAACCTTGACCAGCCGATCGCGCTTGCGCTGATTGAGAACGGTGCGTCCCGGATGGGCGAGACGGTCGAGTTGCATCATCTGGGTCAGAGCCTGACCGCACGGGTCGCGCCGGTTTGCGCCTTCGACCCCGAGGGGGAGCGTCTTCATGCTTGA
- a CDS encoding sarcosine oxidase subunit gamma family protein encodes MLDHAAKWDAAPDWGAAALDLKGVTVRSLDLPDLALVSGDLAVFGHVSGLDPQGAGALGTVQGDIYTVRLTRDRLLVVGPLPDRVKESWNEAGFAVTLTGGAEHVFELTGEGVTALLSRATTVDPANGGPAATVGFAGIPSVLYRHDPSGGLRLHVERGLAVYLWSWLKTVLEE; translated from the coding sequence ATGCTTGATCATGCAGCAAAGTGGGATGCCGCGCCTGACTGGGGCGCGGCGGCGCTCGACCTGAAAGGCGTCACAGTCCGAAGCCTCGATCTGCCGGATCTGGCGCTGGTGAGCGGCGATCTGGCAGTGTTCGGTCATGTGTCGGGTCTCGATCCGCAAGGGGCCGGGGCGCTCGGCACGGTCCAGGGCGACATCTATACCGTGCGGCTGACCCGGGATCGTCTGCTGGTGGTCGGCCCTCTGCCCGACAGGGTGAAAGAAAGCTGGAACGAAGCGGGGTTCGCCGTTACGCTGACTGGAGGTGCGGAGCACGTCTTCGAACTGACCGGCGAAGGGGTGACGGCCCTTCTGTCCCGAGCCACCACCGTCGATCCGGCAAATGGAGGTCCGGCCGCAACGGTCGGCTTCGCGGGCATTCCCTCCGTTCTTTATCGCCATGATCCGTCGGGCGGCCTGCGCCTGCATGTCGAGCGCGGCCTCGCCGTCTACCTCTGGTCCTGGTTGAAAACCGTTCTTGAGGAGTGA
- a CDS encoding type II toxin-antitoxin system ParD family antitoxin — translation MICADLGKQLESYIQRLVDAGRYGSTSEVLREGVRLIQDRETKLAALDASIVRGIADVDAGRAKPAGEIFDRLEAKYRAVTTRTES, via the coding sequence ATGATCTGCGCTGATCTCGGCAAGCAGCTTGAAAGCTATATTCAGAGGCTCGTTGATGCAGGCCGCTATGGCTCGACAAGTGAGGTTCTAAGAGAAGGCGTGCGGCTCATTCAGGACCGAGAAACGAAATTGGCCGCTCTGGACGCCTCGATCGTGCGCGGCATAGCAGATGTTGACGCGGGCCGCGCGAAGCCTGCCGGCGAGATATTCGACCGACTGGAGGCAAAATATCGCGCGGTCACCACGCGAACCGAAAGTTAG
- a CDS encoding type II toxin-antitoxin system RelE/ParE family toxin: protein MIVEFSNESEINLERIAENIAQGSPRRALSFVRELRGKIRGFGAQPEGLSFGGPISGYGVDRRVHGHYLIFDRIEKERIVIVHV, encoded by the coding sequence ATGATCGTTGAATTTTCCAACGAATCTGAAATCAACCTGGAACGGATCGCAGAAAATATCGCGCAAGGCAGTCCGCGTCGCGCGCTCTCGTTCGTCAGAGAGCTACGCGGGAAAATACGAGGCTTTGGTGCACAGCCCGAAGGGCTTTCCTTTGGTGGACCGATATCAGGTTACGGCGTTGATCGCCGAGTGCATGGACACTATCTGATTTTCGATCGGATCGAGAAAGAACGGATTGTTATCGTCCACGTCTAG
- a CDS encoding LysR family transcriptional regulator, whose amino-acid sequence MRPLPDLKTLQIVAAVAETGSMHEAAQRFQITQSAVSQAVRPAEEAAGTRLLDRSRRPLVPTRAGRILASRIFDLNHNYEALLGSLRAAATLPERIDLRLGLVDSYAGTVGAYLVKEPMTGTTALSLFVWSGLAASHAEALLLCADLSETIA is encoded by the coding sequence ATGCGGCCCCTTCCGGACTTGAAAACACTGCAGATCGTGGCCGCGGTGGCGGAAACGGGCAGCATGCACGAGGCTGCCCAGCGTTTTCAGATTACGCAGTCCGCCGTGTCGCAGGCTGTGAGACCGGCCGAGGAGGCTGCAGGCACCAGGCTGTTGGATCGAAGCCGTAGGCCGCTCGTGCCCACGCGGGCAGGCCGTATCCTGGCGAGCCGTATCTTCGATCTAAACCACAACTATGAGGCGTTGCTCGGCTCGTTGAGAGCTGCCGCTACCTTGCCCGAGCGCATTGATCTACGCCTTGGTCTCGTGGACTCGTATGCCGGCACCGTCGGCGCCTATCTTGTCAAGGAGCCCATGACCGGCACGACGGCGCTAAGCCTCTTCGTCTGGTCTGGACTTGCAGCTTCCCATGCAGAGGCGCTGCTGCTTTGTGCCGATTTGTCCGAGACCATCGCATGA
- a CDS encoding oxidoreductase produces MTTTNLGVALVTGASSGIGNATAKILQKAGYQVFGTSRRTVTERTESFAMLTCDITDEASVERLVDQVLAEAGRIDLLVNNAGMGLLGGAEESSIAQAQALFDVNVFGVVRMTNAVLPTMRRQGKGRIVNVSSVQGFIPAPYFALYSSTKHAIEGYSESLDHELRPFGIRVVLVEPAYTRTLFEESLATPDQLLDIYETSRAGMKAAVRQAMEKGDTPEVVASTILAAATDPEPKRRYPAGKMARQVSFLRRFVPASAFDKSLRKQLGLPVSK; encoded by the coding sequence ATGACTACAACTAATCTCGGGGTCGCCTTAGTGACGGGAGCATCTTCCGGAATTGGAAATGCAACGGCCAAAATTCTGCAAAAAGCCGGTTATCAGGTGTTTGGAACGAGCCGCCGTACAGTGACGGAACGAACCGAAAGCTTTGCTATGCTCACTTGCGACATCACTGATGAAGCGTCCGTTGAAAGATTAGTCGATCAGGTATTGGCAGAGGCAGGCCGCATTGACCTGCTTGTCAACAATGCCGGCATGGGACTTTTGGGCGGCGCGGAAGAATCCTCGATTGCCCAGGCGCAAGCTCTTTTCGACGTGAATGTCTTTGGCGTTGTCCGCATGACAAACGCGGTTCTGCCGACGATGCGACGCCAAGGCAAAGGCAGGATCGTCAATGTGAGTTCGGTGCAGGGCTTCATTCCCGCTCCTTATTTCGCGCTCTATTCCTCGACCAAACATGCCATTGAAGGTTATTCCGAGTCGCTAGACCATGAACTGCGGCCATTCGGCATTCGCGTGGTCTTGGTCGAGCCTGCCTATACTCGAACGCTATTCGAGGAAAGTCTCGCGACGCCGGACCAGTTGCTCGACATCTACGAAACTTCGCGCGCTGGCATGAAAGCAGCCGTGCGGCAGGCTATGGAAAAAGGCGATACTCCCGAAGTTGTGGCCTCGACCATTTTGGCGGCGGCTACCGATCCAGAACCGAAGAGGCGCTATCCGGCGGGAAAAATGGCTCGCCAGGTTAGCTTCCTGCGCCGTTTCGTCCCGGCATCCGCATTCGACAAGAGCCTTCGTAAGCAGCTCGGACTTCCAGTTTCGAAGTGA
- the ftsZ gene encoding cell division protein FtsZ, with translation MTATKNIVELKPKITVIGVGGGGGNAVNNMIAQKLDGAEFVVANTDAQALTMSKASRLIQLGANTTGGLGAGSHPEVGRVAAEESISEIMDHLAESQMCFVTAGMGGGTGTGAAPIIAHAARQAGILTVAVVSKPFSFEGRRRMQAAELGIELLRECADTVIVIPNQNLFRVADAKTTFADAFAMADRVLYEGVGCITDLIVKEGLINLDFADVRSVMRDMGRAMMGTGEAFGQDRAKTAAEAAIANPLFDEASVGGAKGVLISVSGGPDMTLFEIDEAATRIREEVDENADVIIGAIVDDALDGKFKVSVVATGLRQTAEVIQFAHKIA, from the coding sequence ATGACAGCCACCAAGAACATCGTTGAACTAAAACCCAAAATCACTGTCATCGGCGTCGGTGGCGGCGGCGGAAATGCCGTCAACAATATGATCGCGCAGAAGCTCGACGGTGCAGAATTTGTTGTCGCGAATACTGACGCTCAGGCGCTTACCATGTCAAAGGCATCGCGCCTGATCCAGTTGGGCGCGAATACAACCGGGGGGCTCGGAGCCGGTTCCCATCCCGAAGTCGGTCGCGTGGCAGCCGAGGAGTCGATTAGCGAGATCATGGATCATCTGGCGGAGTCACAGATGTGTTTTGTGACAGCCGGAATGGGCGGTGGCACGGGGACCGGCGCTGCCCCCATTATTGCCCACGCTGCGCGTCAGGCAGGCATTCTCACTGTAGCGGTTGTTTCCAAGCCGTTCAGCTTTGAGGGAAGACGCCGGATGCAGGCAGCCGAACTGGGTATCGAATTACTCCGCGAGTGTGCCGACACGGTTATTGTTATCCCGAACCAGAACCTTTTCCGGGTCGCTGATGCGAAGACGACCTTTGCAGATGCATTCGCGATGGCGGATCGCGTTCTCTATGAGGGCGTCGGGTGCATCACCGATCTGATCGTGAAGGAGGGACTGATCAATCTCGATTTCGCTGACGTGAGATCGGTGATGCGAGATATGGGACGGGCCATGATGGGCACCGGCGAGGCGTTTGGGCAGGACCGCGCCAAGACCGCTGCGGAAGCGGCGATCGCAAATCCACTTTTCGACGAAGCTTCGGTGGGAGGCGCCAAAGGCGTGCTGATCTCAGTTTCCGGCGGGCCGGACATGACGCTTTTTGAAATTGACGAAGCGGCGACCCGCATTCGCGAGGAAGTCGATGAGAACGCAGACGTCATCATTGGCGCGATTGTCGACGACGCTCTCGACGGAAAATTCAAAGTCTCAGTCGTCGCGACCGGCCTTCGGCAGACGGCGGAGGTAATTCAGTTTGCACATAAAATCGCGTGA
- the fabF gene encoding beta-ketoacyl-ACP synthase II, producing the protein MRRVVVTGMGAVTPLAANAETSWSRLLEGQSGIRKLSDQVVGDLPTKVGGVVPSAQEDPEAGFNPDAVMAPKDQRKVDRFILFALAAAEEALAQANWKPVTETERLRTATIIASGIGGFPAITEAVRAVDSRGVRRLSPFTIPSFLVNLAAGHISIRHGFKGPLGAPVTACAAGIQAIGDATRLIRAGEVDIAIAGGTEACMNIVSLGGFAAARSLSTGFNDTPSHASRPFDKARDGFVMGEGAGVLVIEELSHALARGAKPIAEIVGYGTTADAHHVTSGPEDGDGARRAMEIAIAQAQISPEEVRHLNAHATSTPVGDRGEIEAIKSVFGTNARIAVSATKSATGHLLGAAGGLAAIFTILALRDQVAPPTLNLSDPDPAAEGIDFVAGQARAMDAEYAISNGFGFGGVNASVLFRRWAGDAHQDQGEHAAFAGAVP; encoded by the coding sequence ATGCGACGGGTTGTTGTTACGGGCATGGGTGCGGTCACGCCGCTTGCCGCAAATGCAGAAACCTCCTGGTCGCGCCTTCTTGAGGGACAATCGGGGATACGGAAGCTTTCGGATCAGGTGGTGGGAGATCTCCCGACGAAAGTCGGTGGGGTAGTGCCATCTGCGCAAGAAGATCCAGAGGCTGGCTTCAACCCGGATGCCGTGATGGCACCGAAGGATCAGCGCAAGGTGGACCGTTTCATACTTTTTGCGCTGGCTGCCGCAGAAGAAGCATTGGCGCAGGCAAACTGGAAACCCGTCACTGAAACGGAACGCCTACGAACAGCTACGATCATCGCCTCTGGCATTGGCGGGTTCCCGGCTATCACGGAGGCGGTACGAGCCGTGGACTCGCGCGGTGTGCGTCGCCTGTCACCATTCACGATACCTTCCTTCCTCGTGAATCTCGCGGCGGGCCACATCTCGATCCGCCATGGCTTCAAGGGGCCGCTAGGCGCACCGGTGACGGCGTGTGCGGCCGGTATCCAGGCGATAGGTGACGCGACCCGCCTTATACGCGCCGGCGAGGTAGACATTGCGATAGCCGGCGGAACCGAGGCGTGCATGAACATCGTCAGCCTCGGCGGGTTTGCCGCGGCTCGCTCCCTTTCAACCGGGTTCAACGACACGCCTTCTCACGCCTCGCGACCTTTCGATAAAGCGCGTGATGGCTTCGTGATGGGTGAAGGGGCCGGAGTCCTTGTCATCGAGGAATTGAGCCACGCCCTCGCTCGTGGCGCAAAACCGATCGCAGAGATTGTCGGCTACGGCACCACGGCAGACGCCCATCACGTCACCTCCGGCCCTGAGGACGGTGACGGTGCGCGTCGAGCCATGGAAATCGCCATTGCCCAAGCTCAAATTTCACCAGAGGAGGTCCGCCATCTCAATGCGCACGCCACCTCTACGCCGGTAGGAGATCGGGGGGAAATCGAGGCGATCAAAAGCGTCTTCGGCACAAATGCCCGCATAGCCGTGAGTGCAACGAAGTCGGCGACTGGGCATCTGCTTGGAGCCGCCGGCGGACTTGCTGCGATCTTCACGATCTTGGCGCTCAGAGATCAAGTAGCACCTCCGACGCTTAATCTGAGCGATCCCGATCCAGCCGCCGAAGGGATCGACTTTGTTGCAGGCCAAGCGCGGGCAATGGATGCGGAATACGCGATTTCCAACGGCTTCGGATTTGGAGGCGTCAATGCCAGCGTTTTGTTTCGGCGCTGGGCTGGAGATGCGCATCAGGATCAGGGCGAGCACGCCGCTTTTGCGGGCGCGGTTCCATAG
- a CDS encoding PaaI family thioesterase: MKLETGLTAPDATTTFADASEWSGLEFVAALAEGRFRRPPMAETLPFTLLPPAEGKVELLATPEPRFCNLTNTVHGGWIMTMLDTVMSLAAQTTLSAGETCPSHETTAKFVRPIFADSGELRATGHVISRGKTVITLESRIEDAQGKLYAHGASTCLIVSRKP, translated from the coding sequence ATGAAATTGGAAACGGGACTAACCGCACCCGACGCCACTACAACATTCGCCGACGCATCTGAATGGTCCGGACTCGAATTTGTGGCGGCGCTGGCAGAGGGGAGGTTTCGCCGCCCTCCGATGGCAGAGACGCTGCCATTCACCTTGCTTCCCCCAGCGGAAGGCAAGGTTGAACTCCTAGCTACACCAGAGCCGCGCTTTTGCAACCTGACGAACACGGTTCATGGCGGCTGGATCATGACCATGCTCGACACCGTCATGTCGCTTGCAGCGCAGACGACGCTTTCGGCCGGGGAAACCTGTCCGTCGCATGAAACCACCGCCAAGTTCGTTCGCCCGATTTTCGCTGATTCCGGCGAATTGCGGGCGACCGGCCACGTCATCTCACGCGGCAAGACCGTCATCACGCTAGAGAGCAGGATCGAAGATGCACAAGGCAAACTCTATGCCCATGGCGCTTCAACGTGCTTGATCGTGAGCAGGAAGCCCTGA